One Phaseolus vulgaris cultivar G19833 chromosome 4, P. vulgaris v2.0, whole genome shotgun sequence DNA window includes the following coding sequences:
- the LOC137838326 gene encoding uncharacterized protein produces MTDRAISSVLVQEQDQVQKPIYFVRKVLQGLEVRYQALEKAALAVVFSARRLRHYFQSFIVIVMTDLPIHKVLQKPNVAGRMVHWAVELFEFDIRYEPRGPIKGQVYVDFVVELSSANAHQEEANFRWVLFVDGSSNQQGSGVGIILEGPNGLLIEQALRFAFKASNNQTEYEALIVGMLLAKEMGAWSLSKERLPTSHRSGDW; encoded by the coding sequence ATGACTGACCGAGCGATCAGTTCAGTCCTTGTTCAGGAACAGGATCAGGTTCAGAAACCCATATACTTCGTGAGAAAAGTATTGCAAGGGCTTGAGGTAAGATACCAGGCACTGGAGAAGGCAGCCCTAGCGGTGGTATTCTCGGCGAGAAGGCTtcgtcattacttccagagtttCATTGTGATAGTGATGACAGATCTGCCCATTCACAAGGTCCTACAGAAGCCGAATGTGGCAGGTAGAATGGTGCACTGGGCGGTGGAACTTTTTGAGTTCGATATTCGATATGAGCCTAGAGGCCCTATCAAAGGCCAGGTTTACGTTGACtttgtggtagagctctcctcggcaAATGCACACCAAGAAGAAGCCAACTTTCGATGGGTGCTCTTTGTAGATGGTTCCTCTAACCAACAAGGCAGCGGGGTAGGTATCATCTTAGAAGGACCGAACGGGCtgttgatcgagcaggccctacgattcgccttcaaggccagcaacaaccagACGGAGTACGAAGCCCTCATTGTAGGTATgttgttggcaaaggagatgggagcgtGGAGTTTGAGCAAAGAGCGACTCCCTACTAGTCACAGGTCAGGTGACTGGTGA